The following nucleotide sequence is from Ornithodoros turicata isolate Travis chromosome 2, ASM3712646v1, whole genome shotgun sequence.
TGCTTTCATTTACTCAAATCTGGTTTTCAAAACTCCATTCAAAACAGGGAGACAATGGGTTCCAAAACAGGATGCCATTAAGTTCCCAAAAAATAGTTCTTACTTAAGAAAATTATCCGGCTACTTGGAATGCACTCATACAAACTTTTGCCACTGATTGgggccgtttgcattcgtgtcACACATTAATTAGGCTAATTTTGTTAATTGAACTAGCCCAGCCAAcgaagcatttttctgcattaaTCTGGAAGCGCATTCCACTAGCACAAAAATGCATTCAAAATCGCGCGATTTTTCACAAGGTTTCTACAGAAATTTGCTAGCCGCAAATTCGCTATTGGATGAAGGGCGATCGCTGGTATTTACGTTTGCCGAATTGTTGGCTCTGGCTCCGTTCAAATACCCTTCCTcctgtgcgaaaaaaaaaaaaagaagaaaccacTCCATAATCGCACGTATACCCTTGTCAATGTGTCTGTCCTCAGCCACCAGCCACTAACAATGACGGTGACGAGACCCTTGATCGGAATAAAACTTGTCGCTCTTTCCACTTTGTCGCGATAAAGGGGGAGCCGAGAGTTCCGCAACCACAAATTTCACCGACCATACTTCGCAAAGCAACGTATCTTTGACTGGCAAAATTATGCGAATTCTACGAATCTTGTGAAAAGCACATTGAGTTTGACTGGGATAGTGTGCTGTGGCGACAGGCTTCCAAATCCATGCAGGAAAATGCTACCTGTCCTAGACTAATTCGCGAGTTCAATTAACAAAGTTAGATTAGTTAACGCATGACACGAATTCAAAGAACCTCATTCTGAGGCAAAAGTCTGTATGAATGTATTTCAAGTActatttttgcttttattttttggatCGGCGCATCCGAAAAACCGAACGGTTAAATGCAGTTAATTCCCAGTGTTGCGTAACAACCACAGAAACCAATAGTGGCGGGTTACGAATTTCGAGTTCACGCAAACATTATAGACCCAACATTAGAAAATTTCGGTCTGTCGGTAGAGAACTCCTTTAATAGGTtttcaacagaaaaaaaaaagaaaaagaaaacggccCAAACCCAAGCCACAACCCGGGTCCGGTAGGCCTGGTGTTAACCCGACCCACATCGACCAATGCCAGCTTCGCTTTTGGTCCGCGAACTAAACCTGACTAGCTTGTACTGTCCTGATCAAAACCTGGGTGTTCCGGAATCCGGGACATTCCGGTTTTCTTCAGGCAGGATAAAGGCAGATCCAGCCCGGAACCAACTGGAAGAGACCTGAACGACCCCGGATTTCTCTGGATCCGGCCTGATTAAAACCAGATCCGGGCTGATCAAGTTTGATCCGGGATTTTCGTACGGGTAACAGCTGCAAATTGACGTTGGCATTCTAATATGGATGCAAGGTCGCAAGGACATTGCCAACATTGGCCAACGTATCCAACGTTGCACCAACGTTATTCCTACACTTTGTGTTGCTTGAGATATCGTTGTCGAAAATTTTTGTGTCTCCAGTGCTAGCGGAGCGGAACAAATACTGTACTGTACCTAGCATAACCCTGTACATATGTAGTCACAGAATGTGGACAAGATTTTGTCAGAGATAGTGAAAACAGAGAAAGGTTGTAAACTGAACGCGAATGAGCGCATGAGCGCTTACAACTCTCCATCCTCCTCGTATTCTTTTCCGCTGAGTTTTCGGTCCCAGTAGCGAGCAGTGACTGTAACATACACCGGTATCAGCGCAGACATCCGCTTGAAGTTTTTATCACAGCTTCAATCACGCGTAGTGTCTAGCGACTGGCATCCTGTGTAGTGGAGGCTCTAGCAATAGCGCATTCAGTCACTTGCTCAAGGCCTCTTGAAGATGCAAACGTTCGGTTGGGTACTTGTCCTCGTTGCACCCTCGCTGCTAACGGTATGTGTGTGAAATTTTGTGCATGACCATTAGTGATTGATTACACAAAACATGATTACGATATGTACAAAGAATTACAGTTTTGATGTGTATTTAATCAACTTTCATACCTCAACACAGGTTTGTAGCGTAAAGGCTGCATGTCCCGATGGCACCTCTGAGGAAAACTGCGAAACTTGCTCGGGTTTCCTTTGTGACAACGGAAAGTGCATTGCTGAAGAGTGGAAATGTGACGGCGATGCTGATTGCCCTAAGGGCGAAGATGAACTTAAGGACTGCCCGGTACCTGAGTGTGGTGACGAAACATTTTTGTGCAAACCCTTGAACAGATGTTTGCCCAAACGGTACGCCTGCGACATGGACGCTGACTGTCCCGACGGGTCCGACGAAGCCGACTGCGAAACTCGTCCTTGCGACGGCTTCAAATGCAACAACTTCAAGTGCATTAACGGCGACTTTAAATGTGATGGCGATGACGACTGCAAAGACGGTTCAGACGAAGAGAATTGCCCTGTTCCGGAATGTGATGACCCAAGGTTACTCTGCGAACCAAGGAAGAAGTGTCTTGACAAAATGAATGTCTGTGACGCCCACGAGAACTGTCCTGATGGATCTGATGAACGAAATTGTGAGGGGTTCGACTGCGGAGAGCTGCAGTTCAAGTGCGCTAACAACAAGTGCATCTATAAAGGCTACAGGTGTGATGGAGACGATGACTGTACTGACGGGTCTGACGAAGCCGACTGCCCTCTGCCCGAGTGCGAAGACAGCCGTCAACTCTGTGCACCCAGGTTTAGGTGTCTCCACGCAACGGATGTCTGCGATGCAAGTAAGGACTGTCCTGACGGATCTGACGAGCTAAACTGCGAAGAGTACGACTGCGGCGAAGAAAGGTTCAAATGTGCAAACCACGGGTGCATTAATAAAGCGTTTAAATGCGATGGAGACGAT
It contains:
- the LOC135385374 gene encoding low-density lipoprotein receptor-related protein 8-like; its protein translation is MQTFGWVLVLVAPSLLTVCSVKAACPDGTSEENCETCSGFLCDNGKCIAEEWKCDGDADCPKGEDELKDCPVPECGDETFLCKPLNRCLPKRYACDMDADCPDGSDEADCETRPCDGFKCNNFKCINGDFKCDGDDDCKDGSDEENCPVPECDDPRLLCEPRKKCLDKMNVCDAHENCPDGSDERNCEGFDCGELQFKCANNKCIYKGYRCDGDDDCTDGSDEADCPLPECEDSRQLCAPRFRCLHATDVCDASKDCPDGSDELNCEEYDCGEERFKCANHGCINKAFKCDGDDDCGDGSDEEGCPVPECTEGQFLCLPRKKCLARSDVCNHEVDCPDGSDEQDCENYECEGYKCNNNKCVNSAYVCDGDDDCSDNSDETNCTN